Proteins from a genomic interval of Medicago truncatula cultivar Jemalong A17 chromosome 3, MtrunA17r5.0-ANR, whole genome shotgun sequence:
- the LOC11433510 gene encoding flotillin-like protein 4, which produces MYKVAKASQYLVITGIGIKDIKLAKKAWILPGQSYSVFDLSPVNYTFEVQAMSAEKLPFVLPAVFTIGPRVDDKESLLKYAKLISPHDKLSNHVKELVQGIIEGETRVLAASMTMEEVFRGTKEFKQEVFGKVQLELNQFGLLIYNANVKQLVDVPGHEYFSYLGQKTQMEAANQARVDVSEAKMKGEIGSKLREGQTLQNAAKIDAETKIIAMQRAGEGDKEGIKVRTEVKVFENQREAEVAEANSELAKKKAAWTKAAQVAEVEAAKAVALRDAELQGEVERMNALTTTEKLKAEFLSKASVQYETKVQEANWELYKKQKEAEAILYEKKAEAEAQKALADATFYARTQAAEAELYAKKKEAEGIVTLGNAQGVYLSALLNALGNNYTAVRDFLMINGGMFQEIAKINAEAVRGLEPKISIWTNGGDNSGGEGAMKEVAGVYKMLPPLFKTVHEQTGMLPPAWMGVLPDKNLN; this is translated from the exons aTGTACAAGGTAGCAAAAGCATCACAATACCTTGTGATAACCGGAATCGGAATCAAAGACATAAAGCTCGCAAAGAAAGCATGGATTCTACCCGGTCAATCCTACTCCGTCTTCGACCTCTCACCTGTAAATTACACCTTTGAAGTTCAAGCAATGAGCGCAGAGAAACTTCCTTTTGTTCTCCCCGCTGTCTTCACTATCGGTCCTCGTGTGGATGATAAGGAAAGCCTTCTCAAATACGCCAAACTTATTTCACCGCACGATAAACTCTCCAATCATGTTAAGGAACTCGTTCAAGGAATCATCGAAGGCGAGACACGTGTCCTCGCTGCATCAATGACCATGGAAGAGGTTTTCAGAGGAACAAAAGAGTTTAAACAAGAAGTATTTGGAAAAGTTCAACTCGAACTAAACCAATTCGGTTTATTGATTTACAATGCTAATGTTAAACAGTTAGTTGATGTGCCAGGTCATGAGTATTTCTCATATTTGGGTCAAAAGACACAAATGGAAGCAGCGAATCAAGCAAGGGTTGATGTATCAGAAGCTAAGATGAAAGGTGAGATTGGTTCGAAATTGAGGGAAGGACAAACACTACAAAATGCAGCAAAAATTGATGCAGAGACAAAGATTATTGCGATGCAGAGGGCTGGAGAGGGCGACAAGGAGGGAATTAAAGTGAGGACTGAAGTGAAGGTTTTTGAGAATCAGAGAGAAGCTGAAGTGGCTGAGGCTAATTCTGAATTGGCTAAGAAGAAAGCGGCTTGGACTAAGGCGGCTCAAGTGGCCGAAGTTGAGGCTGCCAAAGCCGTCGCTCTAAGGGATGCTGAGTTACAAGGTGAAGTTGAGAGGATGAATGCTTTGACTACAACTGAGAAGCTTAAAGCTGAGTTCCTTAGCAAAGCTAGTGTTCAATATGAAACCAAG GTACAAGAAGCAAACTGGGAGCtgtacaagaaacaaaaggAGGCAGAAGCAATTCTGTATGAGAAGAAGGCAGAGGCAGAAGCACAGAAAGCATTAGCAGACGCAACATTTTATGCTCGCACGCAAGCAGCTGAAGCAGAGCTATATGCAAAGAAAAAGGAGGCAGAGGGAATTGTGACACTTGGGAATGCTCAAGGGGTGTATCTAAGTGCACTTCTCAATGCACTTGGAAACAACTACACTGCTGTAAGGGATTTCTTGATGATAAATGGTGGCATGTTTCAAGAGATCGCTAAGATTAATGCTGAGGCAGTACGCGGACTTGAGCCTAAGATTAGTATTTGGACTAATGGTGGTGATAATAGTGGGGGTGAAGGTGCGATGAAAGAAGTTGCTGGTGTCTACAAGATGTTGCCACCTTTGTTTAAGACTGTTCATGAGCAAACGGGAATGTTACCACCTGCTTGGATGGGAGTCTTGCCTGACAAAAACTTGAATTAG
- the LOC11426749 gene encoding flotillin-like protein 2: MKIYRVAKASEYLVITGIFIKDIKLKKKAWIFPGQSCTVLDLSPVNYTFEVQAMSAEKLPFVLPAVFTIGPRVDDQESLLKYAKLISPHDRHSNHVNELVQGIIEGETRVLAASMTMEEVFRGTKQFKQEVFDKVQLELNQFGLLIYNANVKQLVDVPGHEYFSYLGQKTQMEAKNQARVDVSEAKMKGEIGSKLREGQTLQNAAKIDAETKVIAMQRAGEGEKEGIKVRTEVKVFENQREAEVAQANSELAKKKAAWTKAAQVAEVEAKKAVALREAELQGEVERMNALTTTEKLKADLLSKASVQYETKVQEANWELYKKQKETEAILYEKKAEAEAQKASADATFYASKQAAEAELYAKKKEAEGIVTLGQAQGAYVSTLLNALGNDYTAVRDYLMINGDMFQEIAKINAEAIRGLEPKISIWTNGGDNSGGITDGAMGMKEVAGVYKMLPPLFKTVHEQTGMLPPAWMGALSEKSS, encoded by the exons atgAAAATTTACCGGGTCGCGAAAGCATCAGAATACCTTGTGATAACAGGTATTTTCATCAAAGACATCAAACTCAAAAAGAAAGCATGGATTTTTCCCGGTCAATCCTGCACTGTCTTGGACCTCTCACCGGTAAACTACACCTTTGAAGTTCAAGCTATGAGTGCCGAGAAACTTCCTTTTGTTCTCCCCGCCGTCTTCACAATTGGTCCTCGTGTTGACGATCAGGAAAGCCTTCTCAAATACGCCAAACTTATTTCACCTCATGATCGACACTCCAATCACGTTAATGAACTCGTTCAAGGAATCATCGAAGGGGAGACACGTGTCCTCGCTGCTTCCATGACCATGGAGGAGGTTTTCAGAGGAACGAAACAGTTTAAACAAGAAGTATTTGACAAAGTTCAACTTGAGTTGAATCAATTCGGATTATTGATTTACAATGCGAATGTTAAGCAATTGGTGGATGTGCCCGGTCATGAGTATTTCTCATATTTGGGTCAAAAGACGCAGATGGAAGCCAAGAATCAAGCTAGGGTTGACGTGTCAGAAGCTAAGATGAAAGGTGAAATTGGTTCAAAATTGAGGGAAGGACAAACGCTGCAGAATGCAGCAAAAATTGATGCAGAGACGAAGGTTATTGCGATGCAGAGAGCTGGAGAGGGTGAGAAGGAGGGAATTAAAGTGAGGACTGAAGTGAAGGTTTTTGAGAATCAAAGAGAGGCTGAAGTGGCTCAAGCTAATTCTGAGTTGGCTAAGAAGAAAGCGGCTTGGACCAAGGCGGCTCAGGTGGCTGAAGTCGAGGCGAAGAAGGCTGTTGCTCTAAGGGAAGCTGAGTTGCAAGGTGAAGTCGAGAGGATGAATGCATTGACTACAACTGAGAAGCTTAAAGCTGATTTACTTAGCAAAGCTAGTGTTCAATATGAAACCAAG GTACAAGAAGCAAACTGGGAGCTGTACAAGAAACAGAAAGAGACTGAAGCAATTCTGTATGAGAAGAAGGCAGAGGCAGAAGCACAGAAAGCGTCGGCAGATGCAACATTTTATGCTAGCAAACAAGCAGCTGAAGCAGAGCTTTATGCAAAGAAAAAGGAGGCAGAGGGAATTGTGACACTTGGACAAGCTCAAGGAGCGTATGTAAGTACACTTCTCAATGCACTTGGAAACGACTACACAGCTGTAAGGGATTACTTGATGATAAATGGTGACATGTTTCAAGAGATTGCTAAGATTAATGCCGAGGCAATACGCGGACTTGAGCCTAAGATTAGTATTTGGACTAATGGTGGTGATAATAGTGGGGGAATAACTGATGGTGCCATGGGTATGAAAGAAGTTGCTGGTGTCTACAAGATGTTGCCACCTCTGTTTAAGACTGTCCATGAGCAAACGGGCATGTTGCCTCCTGCTTGGATGGGAGCCTTATCTGAGAAAAGCTCTTGA
- the LOC25490026 gene encoding flotillin-like protein 3 isoform X1 — translation MYRVAKASEYLAITGAGIDDIKLQKKAWIFPGQSCTVFDLSPVNYTFEVQAMSAEKLPFVLPAVFTIGPRVDDQESLLKYAKLISPHDRHSNHVNELVQGIIEGETRVLAASMTMEEVFRGTKQFKQEVFDKVQLELNQFGLLIYNANVKQLVDVPGHEYFSYLGQKTQMEAANQAKVDVAEAKMKGEIGSKLRVGQTLQNAAKIDAETKVIAMQRAGESEKQGIKVRTEVKVFENQREAEVAEANSELAKKKAAWTKAAQVAEVEAKKAVALREAELQGEVEKMNALTTTEKLKADLLSKASVQYETKVQEANWELYKKQKEAEAILFEKKAEAEAQKALADSTFYARKQEAEAELYAKKKEAEGIVTLGNAQGAYVSTLLNALGNNYTAVRDYLMINGGMFQEIAKINAEAVRGLEPKISIWTNGGDNSGGEGAMKEVAGVYKMLPPLFKTVHEQTGMLPPAWMGSLSDKSS, via the exons atGTACCGGGTAGCAAAAGCATCAGAATATCTTGCTATAACTGGTGCCGGAATCGACGACATAAAACTCCAAAAGAAAGCATGGATTTTCCCCGGTCAATCATGCACGGTCTTCGACCTTTCACCGGTGAACTATACCTTCGAAGTTCAAGCCATGAGTGCCGAAAAACTCCCTTTCGTTCTCCCTGCTGTCTTCACTATCGGTCCTCGTGTTGACGATCAGGAAAGCCTCCTCAAATACGCCAAACTTATTTCACCCCATGATAGACACTCCAATCATGTTAATGAACTTGTTCAAGGAATCATTGAAGGTGAGACACGTGTCCTAGCTGCCTCCATGACTATGGAGGAGGTTTTCAGAGGAACAAAACAGTTTAAACAAGAAGTATTTGATAAAGTTCAACTTGAGTTGAATCAATTCGGGTTATTGATTTATAATGCGAATGTTAAGCAATTGGTGGATGTGCCTGGTCACGAGTATTTCTCATATCTGGGACAAAAGACGCAGATGGAAGCAGCGAATCAAGCTAAGGTTGATGTGGCAGAAGCTAAGATGAAAGGTGAAATTGGTTCGAAATTGAGGGTAGGACAAACGCTGCAGAATGCAGCAAAAATTGATGCAGAGACGAAGGTTATAGCGATGCAAAGGGCAGGAGAAAGTGAGAAGCAGGGAATTAAAGTGAGAACTGAAGTGAAAGTATTTGAGAATCAGAGAGAGGCTGAAGTGGCTGAGGCTAATTCGGAGTTGGCCAAAAAGAAGGCTGCTTGGACCAAGGCGGCTCAGGTGGCTGAAGTTGAGGCGAAGAAGGCTGTGGCTCTAAGGGAAGCTGAGTTGCAAGGTGAGGTTGAGAAGATGAATGCTTTGACTACAACTGAGAAGCTTAAAGCTGATTTACTTAGCAAAGCTAGTGTTCAATATGAAACTAAG GTACAAGAGGCTAACTGGGAAttatacaagaaacaaaaggaGGCAGAAGCAATTCTGTTTGAGAAGAAGGCAGAGGCAGAAGCACAAAAAGCATTGGCAGATTCCACATTTTATGCTCGCAAGCAAGAAGCTGAAGCAGAGCTGTACGCAAAGAAAAAAGAGGCAGAGGGGATTGTGACACTTGGGAATGCTCAAGGAGCGTATGTAAGTACACTTCTGAATGCACTTGGAAACAACTATACAGCAGTAAGGGATTACTTGATGATAAATGGTGGCATGTTTCAAGAGATTGCTAAGATTAATGCTGAGGCGGTACGCGGACTTGAGCCTAAGATTAGTATTTGGACTAATGGTGGTGATAATAGTGGGGGTGAAGGTGCGATGAAAGAAGTTGCTGGTGTGTACAAGATGTTGCCACCTCTGTTTAAGACTGTCCATGAGCAAACAGGCATGTTGCCTCCTGCTTGGATGGGATCCTTATCTGACAAAAGCTCTTAA
- the LOC25490026 gene encoding flotillin-like protein 3 isoform X2, with product MSAEKLPFVLPAVFTIGPRVDDQESLLKYAKLISPHDRHSNHVNELVQGIIEGETRVLAASMTMEEVFRGTKQFKQEVFDKVQLELNQFGLLIYNANVKQLVDVPGHEYFSYLGQKTQMEAANQAKVDVAEAKMKGEIGSKLRVGQTLQNAAKIDAETKVIAMQRAGESEKQGIKVRTEVKVFENQREAEVAEANSELAKKKAAWTKAAQVAEVEAKKAVALREAELQGEVEKMNALTTTEKLKADLLSKASVQYETKVQEANWELYKKQKEAEAILFEKKAEAEAQKALADSTFYARKQEAEAELYAKKKEAEGIVTLGNAQGAYVSTLLNALGNNYTAVRDYLMINGGMFQEIAKINAEAVRGLEPKISIWTNGGDNSGGEGAMKEVAGVYKMLPPLFKTVHEQTGMLPPAWMGSLSDKSS from the exons ATGAGTGCCGAAAAACTCCCTTTCGTTCTCCCTGCTGTCTTCACTATCGGTCCTCGTGTTGACGATCAGGAAAGCCTCCTCAAATACGCCAAACTTATTTCACCCCATGATAGACACTCCAATCATGTTAATGAACTTGTTCAAGGAATCATTGAAGGTGAGACACGTGTCCTAGCTGCCTCCATGACTATGGAGGAGGTTTTCAGAGGAACAAAACAGTTTAAACAAGAAGTATTTGATAAAGTTCAACTTGAGTTGAATCAATTCGGGTTATTGATTTATAATGCGAATGTTAAGCAATTGGTGGATGTGCCTGGTCACGAGTATTTCTCATATCTGGGACAAAAGACGCAGATGGAAGCAGCGAATCAAGCTAAGGTTGATGTGGCAGAAGCTAAGATGAAAGGTGAAATTGGTTCGAAATTGAGGGTAGGACAAACGCTGCAGAATGCAGCAAAAATTGATGCAGAGACGAAGGTTATAGCGATGCAAAGGGCAGGAGAAAGTGAGAAGCAGGGAATTAAAGTGAGAACTGAAGTGAAAGTATTTGAGAATCAGAGAGAGGCTGAAGTGGCTGAGGCTAATTCGGAGTTGGCCAAAAAGAAGGCTGCTTGGACCAAGGCGGCTCAGGTGGCTGAAGTTGAGGCGAAGAAGGCTGTGGCTCTAAGGGAAGCTGAGTTGCAAGGTGAGGTTGAGAAGATGAATGCTTTGACTACAACTGAGAAGCTTAAAGCTGATTTACTTAGCAAAGCTAGTGTTCAATATGAAACTAAG GTACAAGAGGCTAACTGGGAAttatacaagaaacaaaaggaGGCAGAAGCAATTCTGTTTGAGAAGAAGGCAGAGGCAGAAGCACAAAAAGCATTGGCAGATTCCACATTTTATGCTCGCAAGCAAGAAGCTGAAGCAGAGCTGTACGCAAAGAAAAAAGAGGCAGAGGGGATTGTGACACTTGGGAATGCTCAAGGAGCGTATGTAAGTACACTTCTGAATGCACTTGGAAACAACTATACAGCAGTAAGGGATTACTTGATGATAAATGGTGGCATGTTTCAAGAGATTGCTAAGATTAATGCTGAGGCGGTACGCGGACTTGAGCCTAAGATTAGTATTTGGACTAATGGTGGTGATAATAGTGGGGGTGAAGGTGCGATGAAAGAAGTTGCTGGTGTGTACAAGATGTTGCCACCTCTGTTTAAGACTGTCCATGAGCAAACAGGCATGTTGCCTCCTGCTTGGATGGGATCCTTATCTGACAAAAGCTCTTAA
- the LOC11427312 gene encoding flotillin-like protein 1, translated as MYRVAKASEYLVITGAGIDDVKLEKKAWIFPGQSCTVFDLSPVNYTFEVQAMSAEKLPFVLPAVFTIGPRVDDYESLLKYAKLISPHDKLSNHVNELVQGIIEGETRVLVASMTMEEVFRGTKEFKQEVFDKVQLELNQFGLWIYNANVKQLVDVPGHEYFSYLGQKTQMEAANQARVDVAEAKMKGEIGSKLREGQTIQNAAKIDAETKVIAMQRAGEGEKQGIKVRTEVKVFENQREAEVAEANSELAKKKAAWTMAAQVAELEAAKAVALREAELQGEVERMNALTTTEKLKADFLSKASVEYDTKVQEANWELYKKQKEAEAILYEKKAEAEAQKALADSTFYARKQEAEAELYAKKKEAEGIMTLGNAQGAYVSTLLNALGNNYTAVRDYLMINGGMFQEIAKINAEAVRGLEPKISIWTNGGDNNGGITEGAMGMKEVAGVYKMLPPLFKTVHEQTGMFPPAWMGSLPDKNS; from the exons ATGTACCGGGTAGCAAAGGCATCAGAATACCTTGTGATAACTGGCGCCGGAATTGACGATGTAAAGCTTGAAAAGAAAGCATGGATTTTTCCAGGTCAATCCTGCACTGTCTTCGACCTCTCACCGGTGAACTACACCTTCGAAGTTCAAGCCATGAGTGCTGAAAAACTCCCTTTCGTCCTCCCTGCCGTCTTCACAATCGGTCCTCGTGTTGACGATTACGAAAGCCTCCTCAAATATGCCAAACTAATTTCCCCTCATGATAAACTCTCCAATCACGTTAATGAACTTGTTCAAGGAATCATCGAAGGCGAGACACGTGTCCTCGTTGCTTCAATGACGATGGAAGAGGTTTTCAGAGGAACAAAAGAATTTAAACAAGAAGTATTCGACAAAGTTCAACTTGAATTGAACCAATTCGGATTATGGATTTACAACGCCAATGTTAAGCAATTGGTGGATGTGCCGGGTCATGAATATTTCTCATATTTGGGACAAAAGACGCAAATGGAAGCAGCAAATCAAGCTAGGGTTGACGTGGCAGAAGCCAAGATGAAAGGTGAAATTGGTTCAAAATTGAGGGAAGGACAAACGATCCAGAACGCAGCGAAAATTGATGCAGAGACGAAGGTTATTGCGATGCAGAGGGCTGGAGAAGGTGAGAAACAGGGAATTAAAGTGAGGACTGAAGTGAAAGTTTTTGAGAATCAAAGAGAGGCTGAAGTGGCTGAGGCTAATTCCGAGTTGGCTAAGAAGAAAGCTGCTTGGACAATGGCGGCTCAAGTGGCTGAGCTTGAGGCTGCTAAAGCCGTGGCTCTAAGGGAAGCTGAGTTGCAAGGTGAGGTTGAGAGGATGAATGCTTTGACTACTACTGAGAAGCTTAAAGCTGATTTCCTTAGCAAAGCTAGTGTTGAATATGACACTAAG GTACAAGAGGCTAACTGGGAAttatacaagaaacaaaaagagGCTGAAGCAATTCTGTATGAGAAGAAGGCAGAGGCAGAAGCGCAAAAAGCATTGGCAGATTCCACATTTTATGCTCGCAAGCAAGAAGCTGAAGCAGAGCTATACGCAAAGAAAAAAGAGGCAGAGGGGATTATGACACTTGGGAATGCTCAAGGAGCGTATGTAAGTACACTTCTCAATGCACTTGGAAACAACTACACAGCTGTAAGGGATTACTTGATGATAAATGGTGGCATGTTTCAAGAGATTGCTAAGATTAATGCCGAGGCGGTACGCGGACTTGAGCCTAAGATTAGTATTTGGACTAATGGTGGTGATAATAATGGGGGAATAACTGAAGGTGCCATGGGTATGAAAGAAGTTGCTGGTGTCTACAAGATGTTGCCGCCTCTGTTTAAGACTGTCCATGAGCAAACAGGCATGTTTCCTCCGGCTTGGATGGGATCTTTACCTGACAAAAACTCTTAA
- the LOC11429952 gene encoding neurochondrin has protein sequence MEAQQEPSLNLEDCLKLLKGERDEQRLAGLLLVTKFCKADDHSSLRKVYNAVGFRFLERLLRTGMGKGAISSDGDNNRDAYLSLSVTVLAALCRVPEIASSEDMTSMIPLILEVMSTRSGSSVLEECCEFLYLVSTASENGITRFYESRGIKIAASQLPSMEDGSHLVEISIKLLQSVLSRISLDTIQNDYLSELSVIVAVVARQFAILHNSLKFDALHLLNSILSSTDSSQLLQTLKLRPQDCWVPNVRVGIMAILQNHVAPAERLQALILAESMVSIFGEDWLISQDPTPDNMCLLLVLEQSRVEIAVLLNELAYLKYGAPQDTPASVEAYSLKQRNVVVAYSLVEKIIKLISNVGENDGNLLDEDTLTKLIRQLNETIAVVLEYLEDAKEHGQRKGNDLLASVRIIGSYLAEAPLASKEKVQDLLGYMLSIEGADEQRPFRSVCFLLPLLCQITMEVEGCKALCLCGGLQSVFDCLAKLIRSKHHMLEDDGCVFLACDTIMNLLLKKDEVQLTLDEAAFVDVLKALAYWSENTDDMSSRMMATSICALIFDYTSEEALLNYPDFNHDTLSSLYQLIARCLTSPKQGTNPDMDLSEIISAGFSRWAHRYPHIREAIKV, from the exons ATG GAAGCACAACAAGAACCGAGTCTGAATCTTGAGGATTGTTTGAAACTACTGAAAGGAGAGCGAGATGAACAACGTCTAGCTGGACTTCTTCTGGTCACCAAGTTCTGCAAAGCCGATGATCACTCCTCACTTCGCAAGGTTTACAATGCTGTTGGTTTTCGCTTTCTTGAACGGTTACTCAGAACTG GGATGGGAAAAGGAGCCATATCCAGTGATGGGGACAACAACCGGGATGCATATTTGAGCCTGTCGGTTACAGTTCTTGCTGCCCTTTGTCGTGTTCCAGAGATTGCATCCTCAGAAGACATGACTTCCATGATCCCACTAATATTGGAAGTAATGTCCACCCG ATCTGGCTCATCTGTCCTTGAAGAATGTTGCGAGTTTTTATACTTGGTATCAACTGCTTCAGAAAATGGAATCACGAGATTTTATGAATCTAGAGGCATCAAAATAGCTGCATCCCAGTTGCCTTCTATGGAAGATG GTTCGCATCTGGTGGAAATATCCATTAAACTTTTGCAATCGGTTCTGAGCAGGATATCGTTAGACACAATCCAGAATGATTACTTATCCGAGCTCTCAGTTATT GTGGCTGTGGTAGCAAGGCAGTTCGCTATCTTGCATAATTCCTTGAAATTTGATGCTCTCCACCTCCTTAATTCCATTCTTTCTTCAACAGATTCA TCACAACTTCTTCAAACCCTCAAATTACGGCCTCAAGATTGTTGGGTTCCCAATGTCCGTGTTGGTATCATGGCCATTTTGCAGAATCATGTTG CTCCTGCTGAAAGGCTCCAGGCTCTCATTTTAGCTGAGTCAATGGTTTCCATATTCGGAGAAGATTGGTTGATTAGCCAAGATCCAACTCCAGATAACAT GTGTCTGTTGCTTGTCTTGGAGCAGTCGAGGGTTGAAATTGCTGTTCTTCTGAATGAGCTGGCCTATTTAAAATATGGAGCGCCTCAAGATACTCCAGCTTCTGTTGAGGCGTATTCTCTTAAGCAACGAAATGTGGTTGTTGCCTACTCGTTGGTGGAGAAGATTATAAAACTCATTTCAAATGTTGGTGAAAATGATG GAAACCTCCTCGATGAAGACACACTCACAAAGCTGATTCGACAACTTAATGAGACAATTGCTGTTGTGCTAGAGTATTTAGAAGATGCAAAG GAACATGGCCAAAGGAAAGGTAATGATTTACTTGCTTCGGTGCGAATTATTGGGAG CTATCTTGCAGAAGCACCGCTTGCATCCAAGGAAAAGGTTCAAGATCTTTTAGGGTATATGCTTTCTATTGAAGGTGCAGATGAGCAAAG GCCCTTCCGCTCTGTCTGCTTTCTGCTACCTTTGTTGTGTCAAATTACTATGGAGGTTGAAGGATGCAAAGCTCTGTGTTTGTGTGGAGGACTTCAGTCT GTTTTTGATTGCCTCGCTAAATTAATTAGGTCAAAACACCATATGCTTGAGGATGATGGTTGTGTCTTCTTGGCATGTGATACAATAATGAACCTTCTACTTAAG AAAGATGAAGTGCAGTTGACATTAGATGAAGCAGCTTTTGTTGATGTTCTTAAAGCATTGGCTTATTGGTCAG AAAATACTGATGACATGTCTAGTAGGATGATGGCTACGAGCATTTGCGCACTGATATTTGATTATACATCCGAAGAGGCTCTTTTAAACTATCCCGATTTCAACCATGACACTCTTAGCAGTCTTTATCAGCTCATCGCAAGATGTCTGACTTCACCAAAACAG GGTACTAACCCGGATATGGATCTATCTGAGATTATCTCTGCTG GTTTCTCTCGATGGGCTCATCGGTACCCCCACATCAGAGAGGCAATCAAAGTATGA